The following proteins are encoded in a genomic region of Oceanisphaera profunda:
- the hutU gene encoding urocanate hydratase has translation MSNIDKRHDPSRNIAAPTGTTLSCKSWLTEAPMRMLMNNLHPDVAERPEDLVVYGGIGRAARDWECYDKIIETLQRLEDTQTLLVQSGKPVGVFETHKDAPRVLIANSNLVPSWANWEHFNELDKKGLMMYGQMTAGSWIYIGSQGIVQGTYETFVEAGRQHFGGSLKGRWVLTAGLGGMGGAQPLAATLAGACSLNIECQQSSIDFRLRTRYLDEQATDLDDALARIKRHTAAGHAVSIGLCGNAADILPELVKRGVRPDMVTDQTSAHDPLHGYLPSGWTWEEYVARGKSEPGVTVKAAKQSMAVHVRAMLEFQKMGIPTFDYGNNIRQMAKEEGVDNAFDFPGFVPAYIRPLFCQGIGPFRWVALSGDPEDIYKTDQKVKELIPDDPHLHNWLDMARERIAFQGLPARICWVGLKDRARLGQAFNEMVANGELKAPIVIGRDHLDSGSVASPNRETEAMQDGSDAVSDWPLLNALLNTAGGATWVSLHHGGGVGMGFSQHAGVVIVADGTDDAHVRLGRVLRNDPGTGVMRHADAGYDIAIKSAKENELDLPMITTQESK, from the coding sequence ATGTCCAATATAGACAAGCGTCACGACCCCAGTCGCAACATCGCCGCACCTACCGGCACCACACTCAGCTGCAAAAGCTGGCTGACGGAAGCACCGATGCGGATGCTGATGAACAATCTGCACCCAGACGTCGCCGAACGCCCCGAAGACCTAGTGGTTTACGGCGGCATCGGCCGGGCCGCGCGAGATTGGGAGTGCTATGACAAAATTATCGAGACCCTGCAGCGCCTCGAAGACACGCAAACGCTGCTGGTTCAGTCCGGTAAACCGGTGGGAGTGTTTGAAACACACAAGGACGCGCCCCGGGTGCTGATCGCCAACTCCAACCTGGTGCCGTCTTGGGCCAACTGGGAGCATTTCAACGAGTTGGATAAAAAGGGCCTGATGATGTACGGCCAGATGACCGCGGGCTCGTGGATTTACATCGGCTCTCAGGGCATCGTTCAGGGCACCTACGAAACCTTTGTGGAAGCCGGCCGCCAGCATTTTGGCGGCAGCCTTAAAGGCCGCTGGGTGCTCACCGCCGGTCTTGGCGGCATGGGCGGTGCTCAGCCGTTGGCCGCAACCTTGGCCGGTGCTTGCTCGCTGAACATTGAGTGTCAGCAATCCAGCATCGATTTCCGCCTGCGTACCCGCTATCTCGACGAGCAAGCGACCGATCTCGACGATGCACTGGCAAGGATTAAGCGTCACACCGCTGCAGGCCACGCGGTGTCTATTGGCCTGTGTGGCAACGCCGCCGACATTCTACCGGAACTGGTGAAGCGCGGCGTACGCCCGGATATGGTCACCGACCAAACCAGCGCCCACGACCCCTTGCACGGCTATCTGCCGTCCGGCTGGACCTGGGAAGAGTACGTGGCGCGCGGTAAATCCGAGCCAGGAGTGACGGTTAAGGCGGCTAAACAATCCATGGCAGTGCACGTGCGTGCCATGCTCGAATTCCAGAAGATGGGCATTCCCACCTTCGATTACGGCAACAACATTCGCCAGATGGCTAAAGAAGAAGGTGTCGACAACGCGTTCGATTTTCCTGGATTTGTGCCGGCCTATATCCGTCCACTATTCTGCCAAGGAATAGGTCCGTTCCGCTGGGTGGCACTGTCTGGTGATCCTGAAGACATCTACAAAACGGATCAGAAGGTTAAAGAGCTGATCCCAGACGACCCACACCTGCACAACTGGCTCGACATGGCCCGTGAGCGCATCGCATTTCAGGGTTTGCCAGCACGTATTTGCTGGGTCGGTCTCAAAGACCGCGCCCGCCTGGGTCAGGCCTTCAATGAAATGGTCGCCAATGGCGAGCTCAAGGCTCCAATCGTTATCGGCCGCGACCATCTGGATTCCGGCTCAGTCGCCAGCCCCAACCGCGAAACTGAAGCCATGCAAGACGGTTCTGACGCCGTGTCTGACTGGCCGCTGCTCAACGCCCTGCTGAACACCGCCGGCGGAGCAACCTGGGTTTCCCTCCACCATGGCGGCGGTGTCGGTATGGGCTTCTCTCAGCACGCCGGTGTTGTCATTGTGGCCGACGGCACCGATGATGCCCACGTCAGACTGGGCCGGGTACTGCGTAACGACCCGGGTACCGGCGTGATGCGCCATGCGGACGCCGGTTACGATATCGCCATCAAGTCTGCCAAAGAAAATGAGCTCGACCTTCCCATGATCACTACACAAGAGAGCAAATAA
- a CDS encoding phytanoyl-CoA dioxygenase family protein translates to MTTPVALQQWLTQEQKIAYERDGAIVIKGVFKEWIEILRAGFDKVLNDPSEHGRENVTGTDKGRFFEDYCNWQRIPEFKQWIEQSPGAAIVGEATGSKQVQTFHDHILVKEPGTSKPTPWHQDLPYYCVEGEQTGSYWIPLDPITPENALQVVLGSHRWPKLVRPSKWSTNASWYEEDSHFMDMPDIDSGDFEIMIPELELGDALLFNFKTVHGAPGNQTMNRRRAFSTRFMGDDVRYVDRGGATSPPFDGINLKTGDKMREDWFPVVWQR, encoded by the coding sequence ATGACTACGCCTGTAGCTTTACAGCAGTGGCTGACACAAGAACAGAAAATTGCCTATGAGCGCGATGGAGCCATCGTCATCAAGGGAGTCTTTAAAGAGTGGATCGAGATCTTGCGCGCAGGCTTCGACAAAGTATTGAACGATCCCAGCGAGCATGGTCGTGAAAACGTCACCGGCACCGATAAGGGGCGTTTTTTTGAAGATTACTGCAACTGGCAGCGTATTCCCGAATTTAAACAGTGGATTGAACAGTCGCCAGGAGCCGCGATCGTCGGCGAAGCCACCGGTTCTAAGCAGGTGCAGACGTTTCATGATCATATTCTGGTAAAAGAACCCGGCACCTCAAAGCCAACGCCTTGGCACCAAGACTTGCCTTATTATTGCGTTGAGGGCGAGCAAACCGGAAGCTACTGGATACCACTGGATCCTATCACCCCAGAAAACGCGTTGCAGGTGGTGTTAGGTTCTCACCGCTGGCCCAAGCTGGTGCGACCAAGCAAGTGGTCAACTAATGCCTCTTGGTATGAAGAAGACAGCCACTTCATGGACATGCCGGACATCGATAGCGGTGATTTCGAAATTATGATTCCCGAGCTGGAGCTGGGTGATGCCTTGCTGTTTAATTTTAAGACGGTACATGGTGCGCCGGGTAACCAGACGATGAACCGTCGCCGCGCCTTTTCTACTCGGTTCATGGGCGACGATGTACGCTATGTAGACCGTGGTGGCGCTACTTCGCCGCCTTTTGACGGTATTAACCTTAAAACGGGTGACAAAATGCGCGAAGACTGGTTCCCTGTGGTGTGGCAGCGTTAG
- a CDS encoding Na+/H+ antiporter family protein — MNAIVLAILVMVALCLARVSIVFALVVAALVGGLWAGMSVDQVIDAFNEGLGSGATVALAYATLGAFAVALSRTGITDLVASKALSWVGSRRDPGQLSSVKWFMFGALLIIGAASGTVVPVHIAFIPILVPPLLGLMSMLKLDRRAVACVITFSITIMYMTAPVGFGTIFLNDILTNSVNQAGNELGMFVTPSMAPKAMLLPALGMLLGLLVAVLFSYRNPREYQQQEVSTVDSSKKQNKLSRKQLFMILAAVVGALVVQLMTGSMVLGGLLGFALLSMNGLFKWKDQDDVFTQGMRLMALVGFIMIAASGFSGVMKASGAIPELVAGSGALIGNSPGLAALVMLLVGLFITMGIGSSFSTIPIIAAIYVPLAISFGFSPLATLALVGTAGALGDAGSPASDSTLGPTAGLNADGQHDHIRDSVIPTFLHYNIPLVIFGWIAAQVL; from the coding sequence ATGAATGCGATTGTTTTAGCTATTTTAGTGATGGTAGCGCTATGTTTGGCTCGGGTGTCTATTGTATTTGCGCTGGTGGTTGCCGCTCTAGTGGGCGGGCTCTGGGCAGGAATGTCGGTAGACCAAGTAATCGATGCTTTTAACGAAGGATTAGGCAGCGGCGCAACCGTGGCGCTAGCTTATGCCACCTTAGGTGCCTTTGCCGTGGCGCTGTCGCGCACCGGTATTACCGATTTGGTAGCCAGCAAGGCTCTGAGTTGGGTTGGCTCTCGGCGCGATCCGGGCCAGCTAAGCAGCGTAAAGTGGTTTATGTTCGGTGCTTTGCTCATCATTGGTGCCGCCTCCGGTACCGTGGTACCGGTTCATATCGCCTTTATTCCCATTTTGGTTCCGCCTCTGTTGGGGCTGATGAGTATGTTGAAGCTGGATCGACGTGCAGTGGCGTGTGTGATTACCTTCAGTATTACCATCATGTACATGACCGCGCCGGTAGGTTTTGGCACCATCTTCCTCAACGATATATTGACCAACAGCGTCAATCAGGCCGGTAACGAACTGGGCATGTTCGTCACACCATCTATGGCACCCAAAGCGATGTTGTTACCCGCACTGGGCATGCTGCTCGGACTGCTGGTGGCGGTATTGTTCAGCTATCGTAACCCACGGGAATATCAGCAACAGGAAGTGTCAACCGTCGATAGCAGCAAGAAACAAAATAAACTCAGCCGTAAGCAGCTGTTCATGATTTTGGCCGCCGTCGTTGGTGCTTTAGTAGTACAGCTAATGACAGGTTCTATGGTGCTAGGTGGTTTGCTGGGCTTTGCTTTGCTGTCGATGAATGGCCTGTTCAAGTGGAAAGATCAGGACGATGTCTTTACCCAAGGCATGCGACTGATGGCGCTGGTGGGGTTCATCATGATTGCCGCCTCCGGTTTTTCCGGCGTAATGAAGGCCTCGGGTGCCATCCCTGAGCTGGTAGCTGGATCAGGTGCGCTAATTGGCAATAGCCCTGGGTTGGCGGCGCTGGTTATGCTGCTGGTAGGGCTCTTTATCACTATGGGCATCGGCTCTTCGTTTTCGACCATTCCCATTATCGCCGCCATTTATGTGCCGTTGGCGATAAGCTTTGGCTTCTCACCGCTGGCAACACTGGCGTTGGTGGGCACCGCCGGAGCGCTGGGGGATGCCGGTTCGCCCGCGTCCGACTCTACTCTAGGGCCGACCGCCGGGTTGAACGCGGACGGTCAGCATGATCATATTCGTGACTCGGTGATCCCCACTTTTCTTCATTACAACATTCCGCTGGTGATCTTCGGCTGGATAGCGGCTCAAGTGTTGTAG
- a CDS encoding LysR family transcriptional regulator, whose protein sequence is MAIPFTFRQLSYFLSVAQHSSISKAAETLHVSQPSVSIAIHQLENLLNQPLFQRHRGQGVSLTPRGEELLKDVRQILTLSHNLLARLQQDDTEVEGQLVICCFRDIAPYYLPRLVSEFERRYPKIRVVMQEQDLAGVNQALKKGHAELALSYELGLPQEVSTQVLDELRPYALLPAGHKLAEKPTLSLADIAKETLILQDMPLTQEYFMSLFWHQDLQPAHIHTTASFEMQRGLVAHGHGVALSCTRPAGDQSYDGVPLACRPLLDEFPPQRVVLASSRAFPLSIPAQLFLDQVASKPHWRP, encoded by the coding sequence ATGGCTATCCCCTTCACTTTTCGTCAGCTTAGTTATTTTTTGTCCGTGGCCCAACACAGCAGCATCAGTAAGGCTGCCGAAACACTGCATGTATCTCAGCCTTCAGTATCCATCGCTATTCATCAGCTAGAAAACTTACTCAACCAGCCGTTGTTTCAGCGCCATCGCGGTCAGGGAGTCAGCCTCACCCCAAGAGGAGAGGAGCTGCTCAAAGACGTCCGCCAGATCCTCACCTTATCTCATAACCTACTAGCACGACTGCAGCAGGACGATACCGAAGTAGAGGGGCAACTAGTCATTTGCTGTTTTCGGGATATAGCTCCCTATTATCTACCCCGGTTGGTCAGCGAGTTTGAGCGTCGCTACCCAAAAATAAGAGTAGTGATGCAAGAGCAGGACTTAGCAGGTGTCAATCAAGCCCTAAAAAAGGGCCACGCCGAACTGGCTCTGAGCTATGAGCTGGGGTTGCCGCAAGAGGTAAGCACCCAGGTGTTGGACGAATTACGGCCTTACGCTCTATTACCTGCTGGGCATAAACTTGCCGAAAAGCCAACGCTGAGCCTAGCTGATATAGCGAAAGAGACCCTGATACTGCAGGATATGCCGCTAACTCAAGAATATTTCATGTCGCTATTTTGGCATCAGGATCTACAACCCGCTCATATCCACACCACCGCCTCATTCGAGATGCAACGGGGATTAGTCGCTCACGGTCATGGCGTGGCACTGTCTTGCACCCGCCCGGCGGGTGACCAAAGCTACGATGGTGTCCCACTGGCCTGCCGACCACTGCTGGATGAATTCCCTCCCCAGAGAGTAGTGTTGGCCAGCTCCCGCGCATTTCCGTTATCCATACCCGCACAGCTATTTCTCGACCAAGTGGCGAGCAAGCCGCACTGGCGACCATAA
- the hutG gene encoding formimidoylglutamase produces the protein MSTEMDRTVWQGRIDPEPNSDRWHQRIEPLTDNAVPGCALIGFASDAGVARNRGRIGAADGPTAIRQALAPLAWHRQSPAYDAGNVSCDGDALEAAQQTLAERLVPLLDAGHLPIVLGGGHEVAYASWCGLASHLAREESRPRVGIINLDAHFDLRDHAHVRSSGTPFSQIAEDCQTRGWPFHYACLGVSRGANTPALYQRAETLNVMIREDRDMHMAALPELQRDVKAFMAQCDYLYLTIDLDVLPAAEAPGVSAPAARGVSLALLEPLIETIRDSGKLKLADLAELNPKFDIDHRTARVAARLVHLLTLNG, from the coding sequence ATGAGCACTGAAATGGATCGGACCGTCTGGCAAGGGCGCATCGACCCGGAGCCCAATAGTGATCGCTGGCACCAGCGCATCGAACCACTGACGGACAACGCCGTTCCTGGTTGCGCCCTAATCGGCTTCGCCAGCGATGCCGGCGTCGCCCGTAACCGCGGCCGGATCGGTGCCGCCGACGGGCCCACTGCCATTCGCCAGGCTTTGGCTCCATTAGCCTGGCATCGCCAAAGCCCTGCCTATGACGCTGGCAACGTCAGTTGTGACGGCGATGCACTCGAAGCCGCACAACAAACCCTAGCTGAGCGCCTCGTCCCGCTGCTCGATGCGGGGCATCTACCCATTGTTTTAGGCGGTGGGCACGAAGTGGCCTACGCCAGCTGGTGTGGTCTGGCATCGCACCTAGCGCGCGAAGAGTCCCGCCCGCGAGTGGGCATCATCAACCTTGATGCCCATTTTGATTTGCGTGACCACGCTCACGTGCGCTCCTCCGGCACGCCCTTCTCGCAAATTGCAGAGGACTGTCAGACCCGGGGCTGGCCTTTCCACTATGCCTGTCTCGGTGTGAGCCGAGGTGCCAACACACCGGCGCTGTATCAGCGTGCCGAAACCCTGAACGTTATGATTCGTGAAGACCGCGACATGCACATGGCCGCGCTCCCTGAACTGCAGCGAGACGTGAAAGCGTTTATGGCCCAGTGCGACTACCTGTACCTGACCATTGATCTTGACGTGTTGCCTGCGGCAGAAGCCCCTGGCGTAAGTGCTCCGGCTGCCCGTGGCGTCTCCCTTGCTTTGCTGGAACCCTTAATCGAGACCATACGTGACAGCGGCAAGCTCAAACTGGCTGATCTGGCAGAGCTGAACCCCAAATTTGATATTGATCATCGGACAGCACGAGTCGCCGCCCGACTCGTGCACCTGCTAACACTGAACGGTTAA
- a CDS encoding trimeric intracellular cation channel family protein → MQPLVESVFYWSDLFGTAVFAFSGVLVAGRLRMDGFGVIVLAAVTAIGGGTIRDLIIGADNVFWTVDSLYLWVILVTALLGQYIAKLPRRLPWYILPLADAFGLAIFTIIGTDKALSYGTSGMVAVVMGVITGVAGGMIRDVLAREVPMVLQREIYATACIFGGVLYTGSLALGITPLLATLLGMSGTFILRVAAIRWHLSLPAFSLNR, encoded by the coding sequence ATGCAGCCCTTGGTTGAGTCGGTATTCTACTGGAGTGATCTGTTTGGCACGGCTGTGTTCGCGTTTTCTGGAGTGCTGGTCGCCGGACGCCTGCGTATGGACGGCTTTGGCGTGATCGTACTGGCCGCGGTGACTGCCATCGGCGGCGGTACCATTCGCGACCTTATTATCGGTGCCGATAACGTATTTTGGACCGTAGACTCTCTGTACTTGTGGGTGATCTTAGTTACAGCGCTATTGGGCCAATACATAGCTAAACTACCGCGGCGCTTGCCTTGGTATATTTTGCCGCTGGCCGACGCCTTTGGTTTGGCCATTTTTACTATTATTGGCACCGACAAAGCGCTGAGTTACGGCACTTCCGGCATGGTGGCAGTGGTCATGGGCGTGATCACCGGTGTGGCGGGCGGCATGATCCGCGACGTATTGGCACGGGAAGTACCCATGGTGTTGCAGCGCGAAATCTACGCCACAGCCTGTATCTTTGGCGGCGTGCTTTATACCGGCTCTTTAGCGCTGGGCATAACGCCGCTATTAGCCACCTTGTTGGGCATGTCTGGCACCTTTATCTTACGCGTCGCCGCCATTCGCTGGCACTTATCGTTACCGGCGTTTTCGCTCAATAGATAA
- the hutC gene encoding histidine utilization repressor, which produces MSSTLPLYLQIQQHLLEKIQNGEWLPQHKIPPEEQLARDFGVSRMTANKAIHDLVQQGYLIRQAGVGTFVTDYKAESSLVEVHNIADEIRSRGHEHDCVVVVAEARNADDEISMRLGVRLGTPIFHTLILHRENGIPIQLEDRYVNPRHVPHYLTTDFHQHTPNEVLVSACPITDIEHVVEAILAESAIATLLDITTQDPCLLLIRRTWSGDQLISYARLTHPGDRYKLRSSLRTAG; this is translated from the coding sequence ATGAGCAGCACACTCCCCCTCTATCTTCAGATTCAACAGCACCTGCTGGAGAAAATCCAGAATGGTGAGTGGTTACCTCAACATAAAATCCCGCCTGAAGAGCAGTTAGCTCGCGACTTCGGCGTTAGTCGTATGACCGCCAACAAGGCGATTCACGACCTGGTTCAGCAGGGCTATCTGATCCGCCAAGCGGGCGTTGGCACTTTTGTGACAGATTATAAAGCGGAATCGTCACTGGTCGAAGTACACAACATTGCCGACGAAATCCGCAGCCGAGGGCACGAACACGATTGCGTGGTGGTGGTTGCGGAAGCCCGCAATGCCGACGATGAAATATCCATGCGCTTGGGCGTGCGACTGGGTACTCCGATCTTTCACACGCTGATTCTACACCGCGAAAATGGCATTCCCATTCAGCTCGAAGACCGCTACGTCAACCCCCGGCACGTGCCGCATTATCTGACCACCGATTTTCACCAACACACCCCCAATGAAGTCCTGGTATCCGCCTGCCCGATTACTGATATTGAGCATGTTGTCGAAGCGATATTGGCGGAGAGCGCAATCGCAACGCTTCTGGACATCACCACCCAAGATCCTTGCCTGCTACTGATTCGGCGCACCTGGTCAGGAGACCAGCTGATCAGCTACGCACGCCTGACCCACCCTGGCGATCGCTATAAACTGCGCTCGTCACTGCGTACCGCAGGCTAA
- the hutH gene encoding histidine ammonia-lyase: protein MTHLEISPGNMTLAQMRRVFAAPIQISLPDSANAAIQRSVDCVNRVVEEGRTAYGINTGFGLLAQTRIANHELEDLQRSLVLSHSTGIGAPMDDALVRLIMVLKVNALARGFSGIRREVLDALISLINAEVYPRIPLKGSVGASGDLAPLAHMSAVLLGEGHARYKGEWIPARDALEIAGLTQMALAPKEGLALLNGTQVSTAYALRGLFEAEDLYAAATVCGALTVEATLGSRSPFDARIHEARGQRGQIDAAATYRYLLGNGSEIGASHLDCDRVQDPYSLRCQPQVMGACLYQIRQVASVLEVEANAVSDNPLVFADEGDILSGGNFHAEPVAMAADNLALAIAEIGSLAERRISLMMDKNMSQLPPFLVDKGGVNSGFMIAQVSAAALASENKALAHPHSVDSIPTSANQEDHVSMAPAAGKRLWEMAENVRGIVAIEWLAACQGLDYRKGLSTTELLETARTALRERVAYYDKDRYFSPDIEAAIELLSNRTLSGLVPNTLLPSY, encoded by the coding sequence ATGACTCATTTGGAAATTTCTCCCGGTAACATGACCCTAGCGCAAATGCGTCGGGTGTTCGCAGCACCCATTCAGATCAGCCTGCCAGACAGTGCCAACGCCGCCATTCAGCGCAGCGTCGACTGTGTGAATCGGGTGGTGGAAGAGGGGCGCACGGCCTACGGTATCAACACCGGTTTCGGCCTGCTGGCACAAACCCGCATCGCCAACCACGAGCTGGAAGATTTGCAGCGTTCGCTGGTTTTGTCCCACTCCACCGGTATCGGCGCGCCCATGGACGATGCCCTGGTGCGCTTGATTATGGTGCTCAAGGTCAATGCCCTCGCGCGCGGTTTCTCGGGCATTCGCCGCGAAGTGCTGGACGCACTGATCTCACTGATCAATGCCGAAGTGTACCCGCGCATTCCATTAAAAGGCTCCGTGGGTGCCTCAGGCGACCTGGCTCCACTGGCGCACATGAGCGCGGTACTGTTAGGGGAAGGCCACGCCCGTTATAAAGGAGAATGGATACCGGCGCGTGACGCACTGGAAATAGCCGGTTTGACTCAGATGGCGCTGGCACCCAAAGAAGGCTTAGCGTTGCTTAACGGTACTCAGGTTTCCACCGCCTATGCCTTGCGTGGGCTGTTTGAAGCCGAAGATCTGTATGCCGCCGCCACCGTCTGTGGCGCGCTGACGGTCGAGGCAACGCTGGGCTCTCGCTCGCCCTTTGACGCCCGAATTCATGAGGCCCGGGGCCAGCGTGGCCAGATTGATGCCGCCGCTACCTACCGTTACCTCCTCGGCAACGGTAGTGAAATCGGTGCTTCTCACCTTGACTGTGACCGGGTGCAAGATCCCTATTCCTTGCGCTGTCAGCCTCAGGTTATGGGTGCTTGCCTGTACCAGATTCGTCAGGTCGCCAGCGTGCTGGAAGTAGAAGCCAATGCGGTGTCTGACAACCCCTTGGTATTTGCCGACGAGGGTGACATTCTATCCGGCGGTAACTTTCACGCCGAGCCTGTCGCCATGGCCGCCGACAACCTGGCGCTGGCCATCGCTGAAATCGGCTCGCTGGCCGAACGGCGCATATCGTTGATGATGGACAAGAACATGTCCCAGCTACCGCCCTTTCTGGTCGACAAGGGCGGCGTTAATTCCGGTTTCATGATCGCTCAGGTATCAGCCGCCGCACTGGCCAGCGAGAATAAAGCGTTGGCCCATCCACACAGCGTTGACAGTATACCGACCTCTGCCAATCAGGAAGATCATGTCTCTATGGCACCTGCCGCTGGCAAACGCCTGTGGGAAATGGCTGAAAATGTCCGCGGTATTGTGGCTATCGAATGGCTGGCAGCCTGTCAGGGACTGGACTATCGCAAGGGTCTGTCCACCACTGAGCTGCTGGAAACGGCCCGCACAGCATTGCGCGAACGGGTCGCTTACTACGACAAGGACCGGTACTTCTCCCCAGATATAGAGGCGGCCATTGAATTGTTGTCTAACCGCACCCTCAGTGGCTTGGTGCCCAATACGCTGTTGCCGAGTTATTGA
- the hutI gene encoding imidazolonepropionase → MASHVQNCRIWRDVVVFDGLQTLKGPQAVIIEGETIVEILPMEKLGGTHYNDYQNMGSGGVITPGLVDCHTHLVFGGHRAEEFEARLEGVSYEEIARRGGGILSTVNATRQASEEDLIESALPRLDAMIADGVCTVEIKSGYGLSVEHEMKMLRVARRLGELRPVRIVTTLLGAHALPPEFSGNSDGYIDLVCREMIPEAARQGLADAVDVFCEKIAFSVAQCERVFEAAKAHGLPVKTHSEQLSNLGGTASAARHGALSADHIEYLDATGIEAMRQAGTVAVILPGAFHTLRETQQPPIEALRQAGVPMAVATDANPGTSPLYQPTLMLNLACTLFRMTPTEALAGMTAHGARALGLTHTGRLAAGLSADLCYWNIETPAELAYAVQSGRLIQRLFRGELTHEH, encoded by the coding sequence ATGGCCAGCCATGTTCAAAATTGTCGCATTTGGCGCGACGTTGTGGTCTTCGATGGCCTGCAGACCCTTAAGGGACCTCAGGCCGTTATCATCGAAGGTGAGACTATTGTTGAAATTCTGCCAATGGAAAAGCTAGGGGGCACGCACTACAACGACTACCAGAACATGGGGTCAGGCGGTGTGATTACTCCCGGGCTGGTGGATTGCCATACGCACCTGGTATTTGGCGGCCACCGCGCAGAGGAATTCGAAGCTCGCCTAGAAGGTGTCAGTTACGAAGAGATCGCCCGACGTGGCGGCGGCATTCTGAGTACCGTTAATGCTACCCGCCAGGCCAGCGAAGAAGATCTGATCGAAAGCGCACTGCCGCGACTGGACGCCATGATTGCTGATGGCGTTTGCACCGTAGAAATTAAATCTGGTTATGGCCTGAGCGTCGAGCATGAAATGAAAATGCTGCGCGTGGCGCGCCGGCTCGGCGAATTGCGCCCGGTGAGAATCGTCACCACCCTGCTGGGTGCTCATGCCCTGCCACCGGAATTCAGCGGCAACAGCGACGGCTACATTGATTTGGTTTGTCGCGAAATGATCCCCGAGGCCGCACGTCAAGGGCTGGCCGATGCGGTCGACGTATTCTGCGAAAAAATTGCCTTCTCCGTGGCGCAGTGTGAGCGTGTCTTCGAGGCTGCCAAGGCCCATGGCCTGCCGGTCAAAACCCATTCTGAACAACTGTCCAACCTTGGTGGTACCGCTTCGGCTGCCCGCCATGGTGCGCTGTCAGCGGACCACATTGAGTATCTCGATGCCACGGGTATCGAAGCCATGCGTCAGGCGGGCACCGTCGCGGTGATTTTGCCCGGCGCCTTTCACACTCTGCGCGAAACCCAGCAGCCGCCTATCGAGGCGCTGCGTCAGGCTGGCGTGCCAATGGCGGTCGCCACCGATGCCAACCCCGGCACCTCGCCGCTGTATCAGCCCACGCTGATGCTCAACCTGGCCTGCACCTTGTTTCGCATGACCCCAACTGAGGCATTAGCCGGCATGACCGCCCATGGCGCTCGTGCACTGGGTCTGACCCACACAGGTCGCCTCGCAGCGGGTCTGTCAGCCGATCTGTGCTACTGGAACATCGAAACTCCGGCGGAATTGGCCTACGCCGTACAATCCGGCCGCCTCATCCAGCGTCTGTTTCGCGGGGAGCTGACCCATGAGCACTGA